The following coding sequences are from one Lolium rigidum isolate FL_2022 chromosome 6, APGP_CSIRO_Lrig_0.1, whole genome shotgun sequence window:
- the LOC124665456 gene encoding glutathione S-transferase 3-like — MAEATPETSRKLYGYALSSNSVRIAALLNEKGLHYDLVAVDLDNKTPQFLAISPFGQIPAFQDGDDVLFESRAISRHIATKYKHLGPDLLPTPSAKLETWLEVESHHFYPAVADLVYEIRVRPRLPGGAPPDPAVVDGLARKVADVLDVYEAHLAAGNRYLAGDVFTLADVNHMAQLLAVSKTPRAAELVAARPHVQAWWEDMSARPAWKKTVAALTISPP, encoded by the exons atggcggaggcGACGCCGGAGACGAGCAGGAAGCTGTACGGGTACGCGCTGTCGTCCAACTCGGTGCGCATCGCGGCGCTGCTCAACGAGAAGGGCCTCCACTACGACCTCGTCGCCGTCGACCTCGACAACAAGACGCCCCAGTTCCTCGCCATCAGC CCCTTCGGCCAGATCCCCGCGTTCCAGGACGGCGACGACGTCCTCTTCG AGTCGCGCGCCATCAGCCGGCACATCGCCACCAAGTACAAGCATCTCGGCCCGGACCTGCTCCCCACGCCGTCGGCAAAGCTAGAGACGTGGCTGGAGGTGGAGTCGCACCACTTCTACCCGGCCgtggcagacctggtgtacgagATCCGCGTGAGGCCCCGTCTGCCGGGCGGCGCGCCGCCGGACCCGGCCGTGGTGGACGGGCTCGCGCGCAAGGTGGCAGACGTGCTCGACGTCTACGAGGCCCACCTCGCCGCCGGGAACAGGTACCTCGCGGGGGACGTCTTCACCCTCGCCGACGTCAACCACATGGCGCAGCTGCTGGCCGTCAGCAAGACGccccgggcggcggagctcgtcgCGGCCAGGCCGCACGTGCAGGCGTGGTGGGAGGACATGTCCGCACGCCCCGCCTGGAAGAAGACCGTGGCGGCGCTAACCATCTCGCCGCCGTGA
- the LOC124665458 gene encoding glutathione S-transferase 3-like, translated as MAPIKLYGMALSANVVRVAAVLNEKGLDFEIVDVDLRTGAHKHPDFIALNPFGQIPALQDGDEVLYESRAINRHIATKYKSQGPDLVPTPSAKLETWLEVESHHFYPAVSPLVFELLIKPMLGSAPDAAVVDKHAADLAKVLDVYEAHLAKGNKYLAGDAYTLADANHLSYMFMLSKTSKAELVASRPHVKAWWDDISARPAWLKTVASVPLPPGA; from the exons ATGGCGCCAATTAAGCTGTACGGGATGGCGCTCTCGGCGAACGTGGTGCGCGTAGCAGCGGTGCTGAACGAGAAGGGCCTCGACTTCGagatcgtcgatgtcgacctccgCACCGGCGCCCACAAGCACCCCGACTTCATCGCCCTCAAC CCTTTCGGCCAGATCCCCGCGCTGCAGGACGGAGACGAAGTTCTCTACG AGTCCCGCGCCATCAACCGGCACATCGCGACCAAGTACAAGTCCCAGGGCCCGGACCTTGTCCCGACGCCGTCGGCGAAGCTGGAGACGTGGCTCGAAGTCGAGTCGCACCACTTCTACCCGGCCGTCTCCCCGCTGGTGTTCGAGCTCCTCATCAAGCCCATGCTCGGCAGCGCGCCCGACGCCGCCGTGGTCGACAAGCACGCCGCCGACCTCGCCAAGGTGCTCGACGTCTACGAGGCACACCTCGCCAAGGGCAACAAGTACCTCGCCGGCGACGCGTACACGCTCGCCGACGCCAACCACCTGAGCTACATGTTCATGCTGAGCAAGACCTCCAAGGCGGAGCTCGTGGCGTCCAGGCCCCATGTGAAGGCATGGTGGGACGACATCTCCGCCCGCCCCGCGTGGCTCAAGACCGTCGCCTCCGTCCCCCTCCCACCCGGCGCTTAA